In bacterium, one genomic interval encodes:
- the accC gene encoding acetyl-CoA carboxylase biotin carboxylase subunit — protein sequence MFNKVLIANRGEIALRVIRACRELGLTTVAVYSEADRDAVHVRFADEDVCIGPASASQSYLDFKRIIAAAEVTNAGAIHPGYGFLAENADFAEICESCGLTFIGPRPNSIRQMGDKAMAKNVMRKAGVPVIPGSDGVISGFEEAREVAEKIGYPVILKAVAGGGGKGMRICKDDMELERNFHIASTEAAKAFSNPDLYLEKVIINPHHVEIQLLADQHGNYYHFGERDCSIQRRHQKLIEETPSPLMTPELRLRMGDAAIKGAKMVDYIGVGTMEFLVDDHANFYFMEMNTRIQVEHPITEEAYEVDLLQNQIKVALGEKIIYNQAELTPKWHSIECRINAEDPDKDFRPTPGRIEAIHIPGGPGVRVDKAVYAGYVIPPYYDSMIAKLIVRARTRREAIAKMRHSLDEFIVEGVPTTISIHKEILEHPDFVAGTYSTSFLETQFKREKGSVPSKKKLVTLRRSGESISVDVPIAKTDTTMPENVTVGAEETKE from the coding sequence TTGTTCAATAAGGTGCTTATTGCCAACCGAGGGGAAATCGCGCTGCGCGTTATTCGTGCTTGTCGCGAATTGGGGCTTACCACCGTGGCGGTCTACTCCGAGGCCGATCGTGATGCGGTCCATGTCCGCTTCGCCGATGAAGATGTCTGTATCGGCCCTGCCTCCGCCAGTCAATCTTATCTGGATTTCAAGCGGATCATTGCCGCTGCCGAGGTGACCAATGCCGGGGCGATTCATCCCGGGTACGGTTTCCTGGCCGAAAACGCTGATTTTGCCGAGATCTGCGAATCGTGCGGCCTGACCTTTATCGGACCACGTCCGAATTCCATCCGACAGATGGGTGACAAGGCGATGGCGAAAAACGTCATGCGCAAAGCAGGCGTGCCGGTGATTCCCGGATCCGACGGCGTTATTTCCGGATTCGAAGAGGCACGCGAGGTCGCCGAGAAGATCGGTTATCCGGTCATCCTGAAGGCAGTCGCCGGCGGCGGCGGCAAAGGGATGCGTATCTGCAAAGATGATATGGAGCTGGAGAGGAATTTCCATATTGCCTCTACCGAAGCAGCCAAGGCATTCTCCAATCCCGATCTCTATCTCGAGAAAGTGATCATCAATCCGCATCACGTCGAGATCCAGTTGCTGGCCGACCAGCATGGGAATTACTACCATTTTGGTGAGCGCGACTGCTCGATTCAGCGCCGCCACCAAAAGCTGATCGAAGAGACCCCGTCACCGCTGATGACCCCGGAGCTTCGCCTCCGTATGGGTGATGCGGCGATCAAGGGGGCGAAGATGGTCGACTATATCGGTGTCGGAACGATGGAGTTCCTCGTTGATGACCATGCGAATTTCTATTTCATGGAAATGAACACCCGCATCCAGGTGGAGCACCCGATCACCGAAGAGGCGTACGAGGTCGATCTGCTGCAGAATCAGATCAAGGTAGCACTTGGTGAGAAGATCATCTACAATCAGGCGGAGCTGACGCCGAAATGGCATTCGATCGAGTGCCGCATCAATGCCGAAGATCCGGACAAAGATTTCCGCCCGACGCCTGGTCGGATCGAGGCGATTCATATCCCGGGCGGTCCCGGCGTACGGGTTGACAAGGCGGTCTACGCCGGATATGTCATACCGCCATATTATGATTCGATGATCGCAAAGCTGATCGTGCGGGCGCGGACGCGCCGCGAAGCGATCGCCAAGATGCGTCATAGCCTCGATGAATTCATCGTCGAAGGCGTGCCGACAACGATCTCCATTCACAAGGAGATACTGGAACATCCCGATTTCGTCGCCGGCACCTACTCCACTTCGTTCCTCGAGACCCAGTTCAAACGGGAAAAAGGGAGTGTACCCTCAAAAAAAAAGTTGGTCACTTTAAGGCGGTCGGGAGAGTCGATCTCGGTCGACGTCCCAATCGCAAAAACCGACACGACGATGCCTGAAAACGTCACCGTCGGTGCCGAAGAAACGAAAGAATAA
- the gcvH gene encoding glycine cleavage system protein GcvH produces the protein MKVLAELKYTKEHEWVRVDGNVATIGITDFAQGELGDIVFVELPEIGSSVAQMGKCGTIEAVKAVSEMFSPVSGTVKEINSSLDGDPMIINRDPYGDGWMLKVEVSKPAELAQLLDANGYKQLLSEH, from the coding sequence GTGAAGGTCCTGGCAGAACTCAAATATACCAAAGAGCACGAGTGGGTGCGAGTTGACGGCAATGTGGCAACTATCGGAATTACCGATTTTGCCCAGGGTGAACTTGGCGATATCGTTTTTGTCGAGCTCCCCGAGATCGGTTCGTCCGTCGCACAGATGGGGAAATGCGGAACGATCGAGGCCGTCAAGGCGGTTTCGGAAATGTTCTCGCCCGTCAGCGGCACCGTGAAGGAGATCAACTCGTCGCTCGACGGCGACCCGATGATCATCAATCGTGATCCGTACGGTGACGGCTGGATGCTCAAAGTTGAGGTCAGCAAACCCGCCGAACTGGCACAATTGCTCGATGCCAACGGTTATAAGCAGTTATTGAGCGAACACTAA
- a CDS encoding ZIP family metal transporter, with protein sequence MTLLVILTLTLLGSALSVGAASLFLLVPDRLRVKAIPALICFATGTLLGAATLGLLPRALSQAAPLPVMAMFLAGLLTFFIVEKAVIWRHCHNQDCTVHSRAASLILIGDATHNFMDGIAIATATVISLPLGVSTALAVTAHEVPQEVGDFGILLAGGLDRRRAFKLNLLSSLASVPGALIAFYFAQVLAGVIPYVMAFSAASFIYIAVADLIPASHSSLALKSSSLQVLLTLVGVAVIYLLIH encoded by the coding sequence GTGACGCTCCTGGTCATCCTCACGCTCACACTTCTGGGAAGCGCCCTGTCGGTCGGCGCTGCATCCCTCTTCCTGCTTGTACCTGATCGCCTTCGAGTCAAGGCGATTCCGGCCCTCATTTGCTTTGCTACGGGCACTCTGTTGGGTGCGGCCACTCTTGGGCTGTTACCTCGCGCGCTCTCACAAGCCGCCCCCTTGCCTGTTATGGCAATGTTTCTCGCAGGCCTGCTGACTTTCTTTATAGTCGAGAAGGCTGTCATCTGGCGCCATTGTCACAATCAGGACTGCACCGTTCATTCTCGCGCTGCCTCACTCATCCTGATTGGCGACGCCACACACAATTTCATGGATGGTATCGCGATCGCGACAGCCACCGTTATCTCTCTGCCGCTCGGTGTTTCAACTGCCCTGGCGGTCACGGCACACGAGGTTCCACAAGAGGTCGGCGATTTCGGTATTCTCCTTGCCGGTGGGCTCGATCGACGACGAGCCTTCAAACTGAATCTTCTCTCAAGCCTGGCATCCGTTCCCGGAGCACTCATTGCTTTCTACTTCGCGCAAGTCCTGGCAGGCGTGATTCCCTATGTCATGGCCTTCTCTGCTGCCAGCTTCATCTATATAGCTGTTGCCGATCTTATCCCGGCCTCTCATTCGTCGCTTGCCCTGAAAAGCAGCAGCCTGCAGGTTCTCCTGACGCTGGTCGGGGTTGCGGTCATTTACCTTCTTATCCACTAG
- the gcvPA gene encoding aminomethyl-transferring glycine dehydrogenase subunit GcvPA, which translates to MQNPYIPNTDDDRRKMLDVIGVKSFEELLDAIPANLRHNRPLDIPRLSELELLKEIQEMSSRDREGLVCFAGGGVYDHFIPAAVGTIISRPEFMTAYTPYQPEVAQGTLQVIYEFQTHVCRLLGMDVANASMYDGASAAAEAVIISTAVTKRNKVIIAESVNPLYREVIKTYVQGRDVEIITIPMKQGVTDLNQLTAKIDDKVACVLIGQPNFFGMLEEIEPIEKAIHAVGGKLIMHVDLVAQALLKTPGEYNADIAIAEGQPLGIPVSYGGPLLGAFAVKKDMVRFMPGRIVARTKDLDGKPGFVLTLQTREQHIRREKATSNICTNQALCATAASVYISLLGKTGLKKVALLSAERAHDAAKQIFAIDGFQPYFNGPFVREFAVKTPRPAQDVIQALLERGLLAGVDAGRWYPGLDDCLVIATTEKRSDLEIGRLVAGLKEFSASGVLSRM; encoded by the coding sequence ATGCAAAATCCGTATATACCGAATACCGACGATGATCGTCGCAAGATGCTCGATGTGATCGGCGTAAAGTCGTTCGAAGAGCTGCTTGACGCGATCCCGGCGAACCTTCGGCATAACCGCCCCCTCGACATCCCGCGCCTCTCCGAGCTGGAACTGCTCAAAGAGATTCAGGAGATGTCCAGCCGTGACCGCGAAGGTCTGGTCTGTTTTGCGGGTGGCGGAGTATATGATCATTTTATCCCTGCGGCAGTCGGGACGATCATCTCCCGTCCGGAATTTATGACGGCCTATACGCCGTATCAGCCGGAAGTGGCGCAGGGGACATTGCAGGTTATCTACGAGTTCCAGACCCATGTCTGTCGTCTGCTGGGCATGGATGTCGCCAATGCATCGATGTACGACGGCGCCTCGGCGGCGGCCGAAGCGGTGATCATATCAACTGCCGTCACCAAGCGCAACAAAGTGATCATTGCTGAGTCGGTCAACCCGCTCTACCGTGAGGTGATCAAAACCTACGTGCAGGGTCGGGATGTTGAGATCATTACGATTCCGATGAAGCAGGGCGTGACTGATCTTAATCAGTTGACCGCTAAGATCGATGATAAGGTTGCCTGTGTGCTGATCGGACAGCCGAACTTCTTTGGGATGCTTGAGGAGATCGAGCCGATCGAAAAAGCGATCCATGCGGTTGGCGGCAAGCTGATCATGCATGTTGATCTGGTCGCACAGGCGTTGCTCAAGACGCCGGGCGAATACAATGCGGATATCGCGATCGCCGAGGGACAACCGCTGGGCATCCCGGTCTCGTATGGTGGTCCGCTTCTTGGGGCGTTTGCAGTCAAGAAAGATATGGTCCGGTTTATGCCGGGACGTATCGTGGCGCGAACCAAGGACCTGGATGGAAAGCCCGGGTTTGTGCTGACACTGCAGACCCGCGAACAGCATATCCGTCGCGAAAAGGCAACCTCGAATATTTGCACCAATCAGGCGCTGTGCGCTACGGCAGCTTCGGTCTATATCAGCCTGCTCGGCAAAACCGGCTTGAAGAAAGTCGCGTTGTTGTCGGCGGAGCGTGCTCATGATGCCGCCAAGCAGATATTCGCAATCGACGGTTTCCAGCCGTATTTCAATGGACCATTCGTGCGCGAGTTTGCGGTCAAAACGCCGCGACCGGCTCAGGATGTTATCCAGGCGTTGCTGGAGCGTGGCTTGCTGGCCGGCGTGGATGCCGGACGCTGGTATCCTGGTCTGGATGATTGTCTGGTGATCGCGACGACTGAGAAGAGAAGCGATCTGGAGATCGGACGGCTGGTCGCAGGACTCAAGGAGTTTTCGGCCAGTGGCGTTTTGTCCCGTATGTAA
- a CDS encoding DUF134 domain-containing protein translates to MPRPKRCRFVTSTPGITYFKPRGVPLRTLEVVEVSLDEFEAIRLADLEACYHEEAADKMGVSRQTFGRIIESGRKKIADALINGKALSITGGHIEMATGRTFVCADCAHSWEEPYGTGRPQACPACKSSNVSRADGRCHGGGRGNGMGRGRRHMGKTS, encoded by the coding sequence ATGCCGCGTCCGAAAAGATGTCGTTTTGTCACGAGCACACCGGGGATAACCTATTTCAAGCCGCGTGGAGTGCCGTTGCGTACTCTCGAGGTTGTTGAGGTCTCACTGGATGAGTTTGAAGCCATTCGTCTGGCTGACCTGGAAGCATGCTACCATGAAGAAGCCGCTGACAAAATGGGGGTCTCTCGCCAGACATTTGGACGAATCATCGAATCGGGACGCAAGAAGATCGCTGATGCCTTGATCAACGGTAAAGCACTCTCAATTACAGGAGGACACATAGAGATGGCAACCGGGAGAACCTTTGTCTGCGCGGATTGCGCGCATTCGTGGGAGGAACCGTACGGTACGGGAAGGCCACAGGCCTGTCCCGCTTGCAAAAGCAGTAATGTTTCCCGAGCCGACGGCAGATGTCACGGCGGTGGTCGCGGAAACGGTATGGGGAGAGGGCGTAGGCACATGGGAAAGACATCGTAG